One Pocillopora verrucosa isolate sample1 chromosome 10, ASM3666991v2, whole genome shotgun sequence genomic window carries:
- the LOC131790420 gene encoding protein chiffon-like, protein MSSNRRASVPAIGLRRSPRRRTKTPSVNELSKKYKISPRGKRRLEFQHEKHQEPLKDCTFYLDLENYRKTGSLKAHIKELGGAVEEFLSKDISCVVTNKKDADSRCSPRSNSTPSPSLSIPSPFPGNTKSSSAKGSAVPSPLSADSCGTEQSGQTSAKHNMRGKALAAHAAITYTCGTSNVIANARNWGLQIISLEKMLEKLERYGSILKKPTSKALVTGRVAKQGVKPKVRKLHSPFIKVEDHSRAYKPLVHELKDWPKIYFDGALGRGPFDPPKRDLEHDCREPAKTKRKNVEEDRNKKKGFCECCCVHYEDLDMHLHSDRHQAFSRDSSNYKSLDELIRRGPSLQDFLENMLLKHQQKEREKKEENRTEIPGSQNSVAVEAEEKTPSKQNNQEMIPVYQTPPDQGFKENEGCQTPINPSHERPVCRTSATNSTPERNCTDYDTPRKTSGRRIGKGSFEVKEAERRELRSSPRRSESKTNSPGEDASARTVGYFRERRVNLVKTSVKTASERVTNTRVRSSSLSPTATCSKSDKYASSPASREDLEKSQSKRRKRVSPAQNVEKKSADAKMHTHEQGSSGEDGSKVNQQPKSSVFRCNIASCDEDSVVRTKLRPRRPHSDRGEVDLVKCKASSSDESRLELQHKNIGRTRLRQAGKENPCETIESTNQIADEQLKSNIEMETLEKKYSVDYLITHASRSQGESKQNTQGESPKSKNIRSARREKLSDCCDEKEQLDESHVEIIQDIEQKVDMESPRSTRDASVVKLKNSIMIREAPATESDMQKGKMTSLETEVQQESEIRMESRKRLCLRSATKESHHESCQEDGGHASAHVEMPTENEKENAVKSCEASGSKSLGQDIGMEGSMGSCRSSAASGNRGGLCDRKPNFDTSPETIPEDTQMESLEMSCLSAPSNGSISRPKRSGSPKTGEEKGEQKTRRRKQPCDKIVTRETKKSGKASSDQQETTIANANNDSVVRCTRSRVKSAPATMTQSPSDLDDKEKTRKASSSNSPRLAAEVKLGKKKVDSSVCPHSCVESKPQRKLLTSKNEVSETTEDIEVSQSTKSCFHDSKDSSQVEVKLSDCRKLCVNRKRPLRDVHSNSSDTESIQSSSGETSSKGPPAEDALSDDDENDLSSTPTLDHCPSPASSEKSGFSNETSAGSGRYSLRKHVEQDKCDSKLCNKTKLKHKIPDSPESYRERRERTVSTDFTSVKSKFRSPKQRSQSVQSLQTRTSKKKVKGGNKGQIKIQENTPCCGEAFHVKEFSSEADLRSTSGSPRSGPTHDKYSMGVSGMLSAGRNLQEVAVDDVDKITDPSFSSDTIVSLGDVSITTVRGSPPRIKSADYCATSKYSGIKLLEGSPRIKKDYHSAAFLAKHGKKRSGVTRLFESDDEEEEDFYGFDVPQFLGSFSSEGEDLSYRINSIVESMNGGSDEATLGDTQDNDTIEEVKTSDEDTVVEKNIGREEEPVVEKIEIIDVGKGHFDGDMEIEQNKAATVLRKIRPTTSVEIHNSNLLDSRPSTAKTSIVDSIPEVDTDDFDEDDDVFSTVAGSTDGEDDEDDFAVTSPFNISSWTRRLNSENFQTEVSEQVEDSVTSSTNINWRRKRKSEDLQPEVGRPTKRRKSDVATEVDCSFQCPQKVTPVKTGAPKRLRSVRESNIEKGTSFTTEVDGLFLSKQEGPSFLSEPAPSGFQDNALYETIEERVKIRRIMELSLKEYKNSQIVGQQKDRNVQSSAKEKDRKKFPSLKPLKGHSTIRTSPRARPINSSPSSFPSPLAGPFRKSRRATWTSDVNAFASPPPATSSSKGRQVRCLTPVSARTPSQHTLKEKRREKFPALKPLKSVSSIRTSPRSRLINSSSSSSPSPLAGSSRKSRRATWIYDVNAFASPPLEKSHFKGRKVKCSTPVSAVTPSRHTLRSRRYYQDPEDSLPQKSRQKRDAFAFDE, encoded by the exons ATGTCTTCTAATCGTCGAGCGTCAGTTCCAGCAATCGGTCTTCGTCGAAGTCCGCGAAGAAGAACGAAAACTCCTTCAGTGAATGAACTTTCAAAGAAGTACA AAATAAGTCCCAGAGGTAAAAGAAGACTTGAATTTCAACACGAGAAACACCAAGAACCATTAAAAGACTGTACATTCTACTTGGATCTTGAAAACTATCGCAAAACAGGCAGCTTAAAAGCTCACATAAAAGAGCTTGGAGGG GCTGTAGAAGAATTTTTGAGCAAAGACATTAGCTGTGTTGTCACCAACAAGAAAGATGCTGACAGCCGTTGCTCTCCAAGAAGCAACTCAACACCAAGCCCTAGTTTATCAATTCCAAGTCCTTTTCCAGGAAAcacaaaaag CTCATCAGCAAAAGGTTCTGCCGTTCCATCTCCATTAAGTGCAGACTCATGTGGTACTGAACAAAGTGGTCAGACTTCTGCCAAACATAATATGAGGGGCAAGGCACTTGCAGCACATGCAGCCATAACCTACACGTGTGGAACAAGCAATGTCATTGCTAATGCAAGGAACTGGGGTCTTCAAATCATTTCACTAGAAAAGATGTTAGAGAAATTGGAGCGATATGGTAGCATTCTAAAGAAACCAACATCCAAAGCTTTAGTTACTGGTAGAGTAGCCAAGCAAGGCGTCAAACCCAAGGTACGAAAGCTGCACTCTCCATTCATCAAAGTAGAAGATCACAGTCGCGCTTACAAGCCCCTGGTTCATGAGTTGAAGGACTGGCCAAAGATTTACTTTGATGGGGCATTGGGGAGGGGTCCATTTGACCCTCCAAAGAGAGACTTGGAGCATGACTGTAGGGAGCCTGCCAAGACTAAAag aAAAAATGTTGAAGAGGATAGGAataaaaagaaaggattttGTGAGTGCTGCTGTGTTCATTACGAGGATCTGGACATG CATCTTCACAGTGACCGTCATCAGGCATTTTCGAGGGACTCATCTAACTACAAAAGCCTGGATGAACTGATCAGAAGAGGACCAAGTTTGcaagactttttggaaaataTGTTGTTAAAACATCAGcagaaagagagggaaaagaaagaggaaaacag GACTGAAATTCCTGGTTCTCAAAACTCCGTCGCGGTTGAAGCTGAAGAAAAAACACCATCAAAGCAAAATAACCAGGAAATGATTCCGGTGTATCAAACTCCTCCAGACCAAGGCTTCAAGGAAAATGAAGGCTGTCAAACACCCATCAACCCCTCGCATGAGAGACCTGTTTGTCGCACATCTGCCACCAACTCCACCCCCGAGAGGAATTGTACTGATTATGATACTCCAAGGAAAACGTCAGGACGGAGAATCGGCAAAGGTTCTTTTGAGGTCAAAGAGGCTGAAAGGCGAGAATTGCGCAGCAGTCCCAGACGCTCTGAAAGCAAAACGAACAGCCCAGGAGAGGATGCATCCGCACGTACAGTTGGGTATTTTAGAGAAAGGCGTGTAAACTTGGTGAAAACGAGTGTGAAGACAGCTTCAGAACGGGTAACCAACACCAGAGTACGGTCGTCGTCTTTAAGTCCTACTGCGACGTGTTCTAAAAGCGATAAATATGCGTCTTCTCCCGCATCTCGTGAAGACCTCGAGAAGAGCCAatctaaaagaagaaagagagtaTCTCCCGCCCAAAATGTGGAGAAAAAGAGTGCAGATGCGAAAATGCACACCCATGAACAAGGATCTTCCGGCGAGGATGGTAGTAAAGTTAACCAACAACCTAAGTCGAGTGTTTTTCGTTGTAACATTGCGAGTTGTGACGAAGACAGCGTTGTCCGAACGAAGCTTCGACCTAGAAGACCCCATTCTGATAGAGGTGAAGTCGACCTGGTTAAATGTAAAGCTAGTTCGTCAGACGAGTCCAGACTGGAGCTCCAACATAAAAATATCGGGAGAACACGTCTAAGGCAAGCTGGAAAGGAAAATCCTTGTGAAACTATCGAGTCTACAAATCAGATAGCAGATGAACAACTAAAAAGCAACATTGAGATGGAAACTCTTGAGAAAAAGTATAGCGTTGACTATCTCATTACTCATGCTTCTCGTTCACAAGGAGAGAGCAAACAAAACACCCAAGGAGAAAGTCCTAAATCAAAGAACATTCGATCTGCTAGAAGAGAAAAGTTGTCCGATTGTTGCGATGAAAAAGAGCAGCTAGATGAATCTCATGTGGAAATAATTCAAGACATAGAGCAAAAAGTAGATATGGAGAGTCCCAGAAGTACGCGGGATGCATCGGTTGTCAAGCTGAAAAATTCCATCATGATCCGTGAAGCTCCCGCGACAGAGAGTGACATGCAAAAAGGCAAGATGACGTCACTTGAAACAGAAGTACAACAAGAGTCGGAAATCAGGATGGAAAGTCGGAAAAGGTTATGCCTAAGGTCAGCTACGAAGGAAAGTCATCATGAATCATGTCAAGAGGATGGGGGCCATGCGTCTGCTCATGTGGAGATGCctacagaaaatgaaaaagagaatgcTGTTAAGTCGTGTGAGGCAAGTGGTTCGAAAAGTTTGGGACAAGATATTGGAATGGAAGGTTCCATGGGGTCGTGTCGTAGCTCTGCTGCAAGTGGGAATCGTGGTGGACTCTGTGACAGAAAACCAAATTTCGATACTTCGCCGGAAACTATACCGGAAGACACTCAGATGGAAAGTCTGGAAATGTCCTGTCTTTCAGCTCCTTCGAATGGTAGTATTTCGCGACCCAAAAGATCTGGATCGCCAAAAACAGGGGAGGAAAAAGGAGAGCAGAAAACACGAAGAAGAAAACAACCCTGTGATAAAATTGTCACAAGGGAGACGAAAAAGAGTGGAAAAGCGTCGAGCGATCAACAAGAAACTACGATAGCCAATGCTAATAACGACAGCGTTGTTAGATGTACACGATCACGAGTTAAGTCAGCTCCAGCTACAATGACACAGTCGCCCAGTGATTTAGATGACAAAGAGAAGACCAGAAAAGCATCTTCATCGAATTCTCCGAGACTAGCAGCAGAAGTAAAGCTGGGGAAGAAGAAAGTAGATTCGAGCGTTTGCCCGCATAGCTGTGTAGAGTCTAAGCCACAAAGAAAACTTCTCACGTCGAAAAATGAAGTTAGCGAAACTACAGAAGATATCGAAGTAAGCCAAAGCACAAAGAGCTGTTTTCATGACTCGAAAGATTCCTCACAAGTAGAGGTGAAGTTGTCTGATTGTAGAAAGTTGTGTGTTAACAGGAAAAGGCCTTTGCGAGATGTACACTCAAATTCTTCTGACACCGAGAGTATTCAGAGTTCAAGTGGAGAAACGTCATCGAAAGGACCTCCTGCTGAGGACGCTCTCTCGGATGACGACGAAAATGATCTCTCCAGTACGCCAACACTGGATCACTGTCCCTCTCCTGCAAGCTCGGAGAAATCAGgcttttcaaatgaaacttCAGCGGGAAGTGGAAGGTATAGCTTGAGAAAACACGTAGAACAAGATAAGTGTGACTCTAAGCTTTGTAACAAGACCAAGTTAAAACACAAAATCCCCGACAGCCCTGAGAGTTATCGTGAGCGGAGGGAGAGAACTGTTTCCACGGACTTTACCAGTGTTAAATCAAAATTCAGAAGTCCAAAACAAAGATCTCAGTCAGTACAAAGTCTCCAAACAAGGACATCAAAGAAAAAGGTGAAAGGAGGGAATAAGGGACAGATAAAAATCCAAGAGAACACGCCTTGTTGTGGAGAGGCCTTTCACGTGAAAGAATTCTCATCTGAGGCCGATTTAAGGTCCACCTCTGGTAGCCCTCGAAGTGGTCCCACTCATGACAAGTACAGCATGGGTGTGTCTGGTATGCTTTCAGCTGGGAGAAACTTGCAAGAGGTTGCTGTTGACGACGTCGACAAAATAACGGATCCTTCCTTTTCATCAGATACAATTGTATCTTTGGGAGATGTTTCTATAACTACCGTTCGTGGGTCACCCCCACGCATAAAAAGCGCTGACTACTGCGCGACGAGTAAATATTCAGGAATTAAACTCTTGGAAGGCAGCCCACGCATCAAAAAAGATTACCATTCTGCAGCTTTTCTCGCCAAACATGGTAAGAAACGATCTGGTGTTACTCGGTTGTTTGAGTCAGATGACGAGGAGGAGGAGGACTTTTATGGCTTTGATGTGCCGCAGTTCCTTGGTTCGTTTTCATCTGAAGGAGAAGATTTGAGTTATAGGATCAACTCCATTGTGGAGAGTATGAATGGTGGTTCTGATGAGGCCACTCTGGGAGATACTCAGGATAATGACACTATCGAGGAGGTTAAAACTAGTGACGAGGACACGGTAGTTGAGAAAAATATTGGAAGGGAAGAAGAACCGGTGGTCGAAAAGATAGAGATAATAGATGTCGGGAAGGGACATTTTGACGGAGATATGGAGATTGAACAAAATAAAGCCGCCACAGTGTTAAGAAAGATAAGGCCTACAACTTCAGTCGAGATTCACAATAGCAACTTACTTGACTCACGGCCAAGTACAGCAAAAACGTCCATAGTGGACAGCATACCCGAAGTAGATACTGACGATTTTGATGAGGATGACGATGTTTTCAGTACAGTGGCTGGCAGCACTGACGGAGAAGATGACGAAGATGACTTTGCAGTAACGTCGCCGTTCAACATCTCCAGCTGGACGCGGAGGCTAAATTCAGAGAATTTTCAGACAGAAGTCTCCGAGCAAGTAGAGGACTCCGTGACGTCGTCTACTAACATTAACTGGAGACGAAAGCGTAAATCTGAGGACCTTCAGCCAGAAGTAGGGAGGCCAACGAAGCGAAGGAAATCAGATGTAGCGACGGAGGTAGATTGCTCTTTCCAGTGTCCCCAAAAAGTTACCCCTGTTAAAACTGGAGCTCCTAAGAGACTTCGATCAGTGAGAGAAAGTAATATCGAAAAAGGAACTTCATTTACAACAGAAGTTGATGGTTTGTTCCTGAGCAAACAGGAAGGGCCATCTTTTTTATCCGAACCAGCTCCAAGTGGATTCCAGGACAATGCTCTGTACGAAACTATTGAAGAACGGGTCAAGATACGTCGGATCATGGAACTTTCACTTAAGGAATACAAGAATTCTCAAATTGTAGGGCAGCAAAAAGACCGCAATGTGCAATCATCAGCGAAAGAAAAGGACAGAAAGAAATTTCCATCCTTAAAGCCATTGAAGGGCCATTCCACAATTCGAACTTCTCCGAGAGCTCGTCCAATCAACAGCTCACCAAGTTCCTTCCCGTCACCACTCGCCGGTCCTTTTCGAAAAAGTCGGAGAGCCACGTGGACTTCTGACGTCAATGCGTTTGCGTCACCACCTCCTGCAACTTCAAGCTCCAAAGGTCGACAAGTTCGGTGTTTGACTCCTGTGTCAGCGAGAACACCTTCCCAACatactttgaaagaaaaacgcAGAGAGAAATTTCCAGCCTTAAAGCCGTTGAAGAGCGTTTCCAGTATTCGAACTTCGCCGAGATCTCGTCTAATCAACAGCTCGTCAAGTTCCAGCCCGTCACCACTCGCGGGCTCTTCTCGAAAGAGTCGGAGAGCCACGTGGATTTATGACGTCAATGCGTTTGCGTCACCACCCCTTGAAAAATCACACTTCAAAGGTCGAAAAGTTAAGTGTTCGACTCCTGTGTCAGCCGTAACACCTTCCAGACATACTTTGAGGTCACGCAGATACTACCAAGACCCCGAAGATTCCTTACCACAGAAATCAAGACAAAAAAGGGACGCTTTTGCTTTTGATGAATAA
- the LOC131790419 gene encoding F-box/LRR-repeat protein 7, which yields MGNTQGKSTEDKDKRRKGKTSKNSPANEFSPTPKRSSTSNGSVGINSNHRTRESSIHLPLKEYEVPDFLKDTQQQRWHENGASPVVKRDLKDPDFSSNGGQGLMIPSEELVVPEFLRNSEGRQGHNKLRHGGSSTSVASKFGGAHGNVRNESRARTAERADRQRLTNGDTKIDSNGTRDFVTMNGEQKIRSHLQGAVAAHKLDQETRTGQKQTPDFQIRLNRASTVDSPDKIAQMGQNVRENLNSKTSSDTDSDFKARNRIMFVDMEKREELGAYDDACLKRKYKKGGNKSKNKGQNGVKDTSEVSQRIMASAKVQMDPGGRRKSNNWPADTDSVQSTSSQSFTEPISTMSSEKDKFSVSVRDHGNLVLKGGLSNGLLSSSRKLPGAASEDADSLPSTQRSSKLNTSLGYNESSPEEDLRKVKRKDSLQAHLRNRITKLEKVKPPLPRARYDSDSTTISDHSAFEDVHIFPHSPRRKSNFGLMTLNDLPEDILIFILSYLSTKDLCMASGVCRKWQTLCWDPLLWSNIQISNYQGSDINKVLRNLLARLAMDTQGYCMTVHSIKLNGCELLSDKGLGFVARFCIDLEELDVSGCCCITSKGLHDILLNCQTLTHLDTSGCTCVNNVSAPVANGFGVGHHGSFLQLRHLDLSDCVAFDDLGLRVVGLSCGLLESLYLRRCNRVTDVGIKHIAQHCGNLKELSVSDCFKVRDFSLKEVAKNCPSLKYLSVAKCPITDTAMKYIGKHCVKLKYLNIRGCEAVSDIGMTHIVQNCLKLRSLDAGKCDITDNGLHMIGIHCPQLKKLSIRGCDRITNTGVRTIAAQCCSVQYLNLQECNLSYETFMYIREHCKNCVIEHTCPAFF from the coding sequence ataaagacaaaagaaggaaaggaaagacATCTAAGAATTCTCCTGCCAACGAATTTTCTCCCACACCAAAGCGTAGTTCCACTTCAAATGGTTCTGTAGGAATAAACAGCAACCATAGGACTAGAGAAAGTTCAATTCATTTGCCTTTGAAGGAATATGAAGTTCCAGATTTCTTGAAAGATACCCAGCAACAGCGTTGGCATGAAAATGGGGCATCTCCAGTGGTCAAAAGGGATCTGAAAGACCCAGATTTTTCCTCTAATGGTGGACAGGGGCTTATGATTCCTAGTGAGGAACTAGTGGTGCCTGAGTTTCTTAGAAACAGTGAAGGTAGACAAGGACATAACAAGTTACGGCACGGTGGAAGCTCCACTTCTGTTGCCAGCAAATTTGGGGGCGCTCACGGAAATGTAAGAAATGAAAGCAGAGCAAGAACTGCAGAAAGGGCTGACAGACAGAGACTCACTAATGGTGATACAAAAATAGACAGTAATGGCACGAGAGACTTTGTTACCATGAATGGAGAGCAGAAAATTCGCAGTCACTTGCAGGGTGCTGTTGCAGCTCATAAACTAGATCAGGAAACAAGAACAGGGCAAAAACAAACTCCTGACTTTCAAATAAGGTTGAACAGAGCCTCAACAGTTGACTCACCTGATAAAATTGCTCAAATGGGGCAAAACGTGAGAGAAAATTTGAACTCAAAGACAAGTTCAGACACTGACAGTGATTTCAaggcaaggaatagaataatgTTTGTTGACATGGAGAAAAGAGAGGAATTAGGAGCATATGATGATGCttgcttgaaaagaaaatacaagaaagGAGGCAATAAGAGTAAAAACAAAGGACAAAATGGTGTGAAAGACACTTCAGAAGTTTCACAGAGAATTATGGCTTCTGCTAAGGTGCAGATGGATCCTGGTGGAAGGCGCAAATCAAACAACTGGCCTGCAGACACTGATAGTGTCCAGAGCACTTCATCACAGTCTTTTACTGAACCTATTTCCACAATGTCTTCTGAGAAAGATAAATTTAGTGTTTCAGTGAGAGATCATGGGAACCTTGTGTTAAAAGGTGGTTTGTCAAATGGACTTCTTTCTTCCTCCAGAAAATTACCTGGAGCTGCTAGTGAGGATGCAGATTCACTGCCTTCTACACAAAGAAGTAGTAAACTTAATACCAGTCTTGGTTATAATGAAAGTTCACCTGAGGAAGACCTTCGTAAAGTTAAAAGGAAGGACTCTTTGCAAGCTCATTTACGAAACAGGAttacaaaattggaaaaagtgAAGCCGCCTCTGCCCAGGGCAAGATATGACAGTGACTCCACAACTATCAGTGATCACAGTGCTTTTGAAGATGTCCATATATTTCCACATTCCCCCAGAAGAAAGTCAAATTTTGGGTTGATGACTTTGAATGATCTTCCagaagatattttgatttttattctgTCTTATTTGTCAACAAAAGACCTTTGCATGGCATCAGGTGTTTGTCGGAAATGGCAGACACTCTGTTGGGATCCACTGCTTTGGTCGAACATTCAAATCTCCAATTATCAAGGAAGCGACATCAACAAAGTTTTGCGGAATCTACTGGCAAGACTAGCCATGGACACTCAGGGTTACTGTATGACAGTACattcaataaagttaaatggTTGTGAGCTACTGTCTGATAAAGGACTGGGTTTTGTTGCTCGGTTTTGCATAGATTTAGAGGAGCTTGATGTGTCTGGCTGTTGCTGTATCACAAGTAAAGGTCTTCATGacattttattgaattgtcAAACTCTGACTCATCTTGATACGAGTGGCTGTACTTGTGTGAATAATGTATCAGCTCCAGTAGCAAATGGATTTGGTGTGGGACATCATGGGTCATTCCTTCAGTTGCGACATTTGGACCTAAGTGATTGTGTGGCATTTGATGACTTGGGTTTGAGAGTTGTGGGTCTCAGTTGTGGTTTGCTTGAAAGCTTGTATCTGCGCAGGTGCAATCGTGTGACAGATGTTGGCATCAAGCATATTGCACAGCACTGCGGAAATCTCAAAGAGCTCAGTGTCAGTGATTGCTTCAAAGTGAGAGATTTTAGTCTGAAGGAAGTTGCCAAGAATTGTCCAAGTCTCAAGTACCTCAGTGTGGCAAAATGTCCTATAACAGATACAGCAATGAAGTATATTGGAAAGCACTGTGTCAAATTAAAGTACTTGAACATCAGAGGATGCGAAGCTGTTTCTGATATTGGAATGACGCACATTGTTCAAAATTGCTTGAAACTGCGGTCTCTTGATGCAGGAAAGTGTGATATTACAGACAATGGACTTCACATGATTGGCATTCATTGTCCTCAGCTTAAGAAATTGAGTATACGAGGATGTGACCGCATTACCAATACTGGGGTGAGAACTATTGCAGCTCAGTGTTGCAGTGTGCAGTACCTGAACTTGCAAGAATGCAACCTTAGTTATGAGACTTTTATGTACATAAGGGAACATTGCAAAAATTGTGTCATTGAACATACATGCCCTGCATTTTTCTAA